From the Methylomonas sp. MK1 genome, one window contains:
- a CDS encoding selenium-binding protein SBP56-related protein: protein MTFKLSTFTAALMLGTASLSASADETCASPYMAKITGQEDFVYIWTLGAEGIGDEQDKLVTVDVNPKSAKYGKVIGSLSVGGRNEAHHSDFTDDRKFLWAGGLDTNKIFIFDVSTDPAKPKLSKTITDFVAKSGGVVGPHSLYALPGRMIITGLSNNKDHGGRTAIVEYSNAGDYIATYWLPTDSNLEGAIKSGKYADGYNYDVRVLPRKNLMLTSSFTGWSNYMMDFGKMLADPEAMKRFGNTVVQWDLHSRQPKKVFDVPGAPLEIRCAWAEEHNYCFTSTALTSKIWLIHQDDKGEWQAKDVADIGEPAKIPLPVDISISSDDKTLWVNTFMDGKTRRFDISDPFHPKQVFEQKIGAQVNMVSSSWDGKRLYYTSSLLANWDKKGADNEQFFKAYSWDGSKLTEQFSIDFNKEKLGRAHQMRFGAYALYGKAP, encoded by the coding sequence ATGACATTTAAACTAAGCACCTTTACCGCCGCGCTAATGCTCGGCACCGCCAGCTTGTCCGCCAGCGCCGACGAAACCTGCGCCTCGCCGTATATGGCGAAAATCACCGGCCAGGAGGATTTCGTGTACATCTGGACCTTGGGCGCGGAAGGCATTGGCGACGAGCAGGACAAGCTGGTCACCGTCGACGTCAATCCCAAGTCGGCCAAGTACGGCAAGGTGATCGGCAGCCTGTCGGTCGGCGGCCGCAACGAAGCTCACCATTCCGACTTTACCGACGACCGTAAATTTCTGTGGGCCGGCGGTCTGGATACCAACAAGATTTTCATCTTCGACGTGTCTACCGACCCGGCCAAACCCAAGCTCAGCAAAACCATCACCGATTTCGTGGCCAAGAGCGGCGGCGTAGTCGGCCCGCACAGCTTGTACGCCTTGCCGGGCCGGATGATCATCACCGGCTTGTCAAATAACAAAGATCACGGCGGCCGCACCGCGATTGTGGAATACAGCAACGCCGGCGACTACATCGCCACCTACTGGCTGCCGACCGACAGCAACTTAGAAGGCGCGATCAAATCCGGTAAATACGCCGACGGCTATAACTACGACGTGCGGGTATTGCCGCGTAAAAACTTGATGCTGACCTCGTCGTTTACCGGCTGGTCGAATTACATGATGGACTTCGGCAAAATGCTGGCCGACCCGGAAGCGATGAAACGCTTCGGCAACACCGTGGTGCAATGGGACCTACACAGCCGCCAGCCGAAAAAAGTCTTCGACGTACCGGGTGCGCCATTAGAAATTCGTTGCGCCTGGGCGGAAGAGCATAACTACTGCTTCACCAGCACCGCGTTGACTTCCAAAATCTGGTTGATTCATCAAGATGATAAGGGCGAATGGCAAGCCAAGGATGTCGCGGACATCGGCGAACCGGCCAAAATCCCGCTGCCGGTAGATATTTCCATCTCCAGCGACGATAAAACCTTGTGGGTCAACACCTTTATGGACGGCAAGACCCGCCGCTTCGACATCAGCGACCCTTTCCACCCCAAACAAGTGTTCGAGCAAAAAATCGGCGCCCAGGTCAATATGGTGTCTTCCAGCTGGGACGGCAAACGCCTGTATTACACCTCGTCGCTGCTGGCGAACTGGGATAAGAAAGGCGCGGACAACGAGCAATTCTTCAAAGCCTATAGCTGGGATGGCAGCAAGTTGACCGAGCAGTTCTCGATTGATTTCAATAAAGAGAAGCTGGGTAGGGCGCATCAAATGCGGTTTGGGGCGTATGCTTTATATGGCAAAGCGCCGTAA